gactataattttcatttctagagGTTGTCTTTGGGGttaaaaaatctaataatttTTGCCAAGCTCTTATTTTTGCCAAtactttaattcctttttaaaatttctttaaacatattaagCATGCTATTTTTAGATAAGAAAATAGCAATGACTGAAGGATTTGTGTTCCTGATTTGATGTTTGTAAATTTATgctgaatttcagtttcttttttcttttcttttctcttcctttcttcttccttacttcctctcttctttctttcttctttctttcttctttctttctttctttctttctccatgaaACAGTGTTTTTAGGAATTCTTAGAGGTCCAAGGATGTAGGTGAATTTCTCCTGACAGAATTTGCAATTGGTTTCTGACAGGTGTCTAAGGTCACTACCATCTTGAggactttgaatttttttctcagggTCTCAGATCACCCAAGCAGTAggaattcaagccccaagtcgatATGAGAGTAGATTTGCTTTCATGGCTCTCCAGTCACTTCTTTCACCAAGAGTTTGCTCGTCACATACTTTGATAGGGTGGATTTTCCCCCTAGTTGTTCCCTGAAATTGCAGATTTATATACAGGATTCTTCACTTTGACTCCCCAATTTAAGTGACTCTAGGATTTGATGGCTGTCTTTAGCATGGTTATGAACTGCAGTTTTTGGTTACAGAGTTTGATAGATGCCTCCACAGCAGTGAGCAGGAAACATTAACATAGAGGCTGCTCCTTGCAAGGCCCTGTTTGAAGGACTAGCTCTGGGCTGCCTTCTCAGAATTTGGTTTTTGGAATGTTCTTATACTGATAAGGTTGTTTTGTGTGCTGGAAGCACTGAATTACATTGTATCAACTTTCCCGGACTGTACAATATGATTTCAGGTGGACACCTGCTTTTCTTCTGAGAGCCTTGAATTGTGGTCATTGTGCAAGTGGAGAGACTGTCTACGTGAACAGCCTCCAGTAAAAACCCTGGGCTCTGAGACTTCAGTGGGCTTCTCTGAGCAGAAACACTGCATATGTGTTTGTAGGAGTGCTGATAATAGTGACTCCATCTTTGGTCTTCCATCTTGTTCATGTTTGCTAGATTAGAAATGCCAGCCAATGTCGGGATGGAGGAGGTTTGTTTTGGCCCCCCATAACATCTGTTAGAGATAACATagtttttccctttcctgatGCCCGGGTGGTGCCTCAAGACCTAATATAAAAGGGTATCTGTCAATTAGGAGCATATAAACCATCTGAGGTGCATGTGAACCCTTTGATCTCACGACAGAATCTGTGGACTGAGGTCTGGACTTTGTGGAGAGTAACTTTGCAGCTGTCGTGGACCCCCTGGGAGTATGTTAGCCTGAATAAAACTCTGTGTAAATGCTATGGAGTGCCTCCTTCATTTTCCAGTCTCAAAGTGCCTTCCAAGTTTGGGGGATAGTTGATTATCCTTCCCCCACCTTTGAACTGTGTTATTGTCCCTCCCTTACTGGTAGGAGGATATCGGAAGCCTGAACCCAGACTCCTCCCGAGTCTACCTGATACACCTTTGCCCCTGGTTGACACTGCTGTGGACCCTTTTGCTGTAATAAATACAGCCATGAGTACAACCTTGTGCCAAGTTCTATGGATCCTTCCAAGGCAGCACTGAATGTGTGGGTGCTCATAGAAGTCCCAGACAGGCAGATCATAATATCAAGACTCAGCTCTCTGAATTCATGCTCCTACTTCTATTGTAGCTTATTCAAGTTAgccatgaatttaaaaatatatgattcaTATAGTTTCCAGAAGCTCTAGGTATTTTTTTCATGGGGCAACTATTCAGGGTTTCTATTTCCTCAactgtctttaaaagaaaataatttccaaaatgatTACATCTTCTGTTTCTCACTTTTTCCAAAcagccaaaaaaccaaaaaacaacaacctctccctcccccaaaaaacaaaactaattctCAGTTTGCCCAGCATTCACTCTGTTAAATCTGAATCGTAGGGAGCAGGGCTCAGAGCCCCCGCTTGCCTCATCCTTTGTACACAGGCACTTGGATGTACAGTTCCAGAACCATCCCCAAAGAGAGGCTACTTTCATGGCCAGTGACTCCAGACCCAGATGGAAGgttgggagagggaggagcaTCTTAGGTTTGCATCAGCTCattctcctccacctcttccagCCAAGAGAAATTCCCTGGAAGAATTGTGCAAGAAGCTGGGAGCAACAGCAGGACATTTATTAGCATCACTGCTCAGGAGGGATGGGAAGCAGAGCGGGATGGTGAAGGTGAGTCAGCCAGAAGAGCTTCTGTCACGATCAGTGGGGCAAGGCAGTGGGCACGGCAGTGGAGGCAGGATAGCTGGAGCTGCTGCAGAATCTCTTTTCCCCAGTCTTGTCCTTCTCCCAGGAGTCAGAGGCAGGAACATGCAGTCCAGAAAGAGTCCAGGCTTGAACACTCAGGAAAAGCAAGGCTAGATTTCATTCACATGAAGCAGTTTCTTCTGGTCTGTTTCCtaagggaggcagaggggcaaGATAGCCCAGGGAGAGAAGGTGCAAATCCTTTCCTCCAGGGCAGCTTAGTTCTggagccaaccagatccaacactAGCCTCATGGTACCTGACGCAAAGATCCCTAGAATCTCACCATGGATGTGGacttccctgccttcctggggtcCTTATCGTGGGGACCACTTGATCAAGGAGTGAGGGTCTCTGAACTGGGCCACCAATGGTGTAGAAAGACAGGCATGATGCCCCTTGGGACTCACTGTAAGggctcttttctcctccccaagCCATGggctctccatctctgtctcctctggACAGTCTCTCCACCCAAACACAGAAGCATACTTTAGGGACTCACCTTACATCGGAGCCTTTTCCAGCAATACAGACACACGGGGACCAGAGATGCCAGAAGCAGCAGAGCCCAAACCCCCAAGAGCATGGCCTGAAAACTTATGAACAGGACCTGGGGACAGAGGACCAAATCTGTCACCACCAAAGTGCTGCcatctgtgctctgtgctgtcatgcATTTCCAACCTAgggtctctctctaccccttcatCCTCAAGTCTGTAGCTTCTTGAGGGGCTGAGGAAGGAGCTGTGCATGGGGGGTAAACGAGTCCAGCATGCAGAGAGCAGCCAGAAACCCCTCTTATCAGACCTCAGTGTCCTTGTTCCGACAGTGAAGGGCTCGGGCTACGATTTGGTGCCCCAGCAGCCCCAAGGCTTGAGAGGATCAAGGGAGAACATGCATTTAATGCCTTTGCAGTACTTTGCACACTCACAaggttaattcatttattattatttcagtgtTTGTATTTTCCACAAATCTATAACACCCACAATCCCAGGAACTATTTCTAGTTTGTTTAATGCCACATTGGTGGTGACACTAGTCACGCTAGGTGTGGGACAGGTAACACAGCCTTACTCTTGTGTTCCATCTTGGTCTTTCTTGCCCACTGCCAGCTGCACCCCTCCCTCTTGCCCCCCTACCTTCAGCATGTTCAGATAGGAGAGACACAGGTGCAGCCTTCTGACTTCTTCTGGACTCGGagtgctggggggcggggtgcccCTGTACCAGGTGCTCGAGGAGACATCACAGATAAAGTCTCCAAAATCAAAGTAGCCCTTATAGAAATTATCAGCCCCAATGATGATAGCAGCAATGGCCGTGGAGAAAGCTGCCAGGGCGAGCAGGGTCCTCAGCAAGGCCTGGTgagcagaggaggcagagagagaccttGGAGACTCAGTGTCTCTGGGAGCCCAGTTGGGGAGAGAGGGTTAGGCCCATGTAGCCTATGTGTGTTTGAGCAGAAGGCTTGGTTGGGTGGCCTCCAGCTTCTGGGCCTGGTGCCcactcctgcccttccccaaacTCACCCAGTAGATGCCACCCCGTTTCTCATAAATGAAGGCAACAGCTCCAGACAGCACAGCCTGGGGGGAGATGGATGAGAGCAGGGCTAACACAGCAGATACAAGCCTTTCAGCTGCCAGTAACCCCATCAGACAGAGCCAGCCATGGGCTGGTCCTTCCCTGGCACACTGCAGGTGGGCCTGAATTTTTGAGCTAAGCTTTGTCATCTGTAGTAAGCTAATGGTGATGGTTGGGCCAGGATCAAACTCTCGAGGTGGCAGGATCCTCTGTTTTAGGGACATTGGAGaggtctccctcccttctccaaaACCTTCCTTTTAAAGCAATGGTGCTTTGTGAAAGTTCCAGATGGTGGATGCCCTAGGATATTGGAGAAACTCTCAGTGCAGGATGAGTCTCTGGGTGGTCTCTAGTCCAGGCACCCGTcccagcaggtgctcagcaaCCCCACAACCCGGCTGATAGAACAGGACATCTAGTACATCATGGTAGACAGATGGATTTGAATCCTATCTGCAATTCTAGAACTAATCTGAGTGTTTTGCCTTTGGGTAGATGAGGATGATTACTTTTGGCTCCTCTCTCAATAAATGCGTGTGTTTTGCTATTACTCTGTGAGTGTGGGCATGCCAAAGGGCCCCTCAGTGCTACCATGACCTGCCCCCAAGCCCTTGTTGCACACACCCATGTGTTGACCTTCATCACTGTCATTCAGTGACCCCTACTGGATTCCCACTGTGTACAGGGCCCGCACAGGGCACCAGGAAATGATGAAGAGTTGACTTTATCTTGTAGAGTATACACTCTCTAGTATGTTCTTCCTCCTCATCTCAATGCAAGTGTCTGGAAATCAGCTATGTCCTAGAGCCTTGGTTGATGTTTGCTGAATTGGGGTGAAGTGGCCCACCTGGTGGGAGAAGGCCGGGGCAGGAAACCAGGATAGCTGGCCGGTCGACTTTGGACAGACCACCACTTTCCTTGGCTGTTTTTTCATCTGCATTCTCAGCCTAGAATAACTGAGGGACTTTTTGATTGCTGACATTTTATAGTACCATGGATGATGTTGCTGGTGCTGATGGTGGTGGTTTATCACCTCTGATAGGAGGTGAATCTGCCCCTTCTTGGCCTGTCAACCATCCCCTTGCTGCACTCACCACAGCTCCTGTCCAGATGGCAGCTCCTGAGTTGCACAAGGGGGAAGAGTAGAAGATGTACAGGAAACTCCCTAGAACCCCACTCAACACCCCCAGCACGATCTGTACCacctggaggaaaagagaagaactaAGAGCTGATTACCAGATGCCTGGGCCCAGGAGCAACCTTCTGCCCCCAAGTCTCAGGCAGCTTTGAGGATTCCAGGTATAAACAGTTGGAACCCCCcatggaaaagaaatggagaagggagaagagaggagggagagccaGCCCACGCTGGGtctggaggaagggagaggatggCTCAGGGCTCCACCACGTGGGACTTTAAAT
This DNA window, taken from Neofelis nebulosa isolate mNeoNeb1 chromosome 4, mNeoNeb1.pri, whole genome shotgun sequence, encodes the following:
- the TMEM176A gene encoding transmembrane protein 176A isoform X2, with the protein product MSTGMGTVESDEVAPRALQPTHIDVHIHQESALAKLLISGCSLLRSPISSAVSQTRSRSRILVASWAVLSGAVAFIYEKRGGIYWALLRTLLALAAFSTAIAAIIIGADNFYKGYFDFGDFICDVSSSTWYRGTPPPSTPSPEEVRRLHLCLSYLNMLKVLFISFQAMLLGVWALLLLASLVPVCLYCWKRLRCKETDQKKLLHVNEI
- the TMEM176A gene encoding transmembrane protein 176A isoform X3, with translation MDSRKVAGAEGRKMSTGMGTVESDEVAPRALQPTHIDVHIHQESALAKLLISGCSLLRSPISSAVSQTRSRSRILVASWVVQIVLGVLSGVLGSFLYIFYSSPLCNSGAAIWTGAVAVLSGAVAFIYEKRGGIYWALLRTLLALAAFSTAIAAIIIGADNFYKGYFDFGDFICDVSSSTWYRGTPPPSTPSPEEVRRLHLCLSYLNMLKVLFISFQAMLLGVWALLLLASLVPVCLYCWKRLRCKETDQKKLLHVNEI
- the TMEM176A gene encoding transmembrane protein 176A isoform X1, with product MSTGMGTVESDEVAPRALQPTHIDVHIHQESALAKLLISGCSLLRSPISSAVSQTRSRSRILVASWVVQIVLGVLSGVLGSFLYIFYSSPLCNSGAAIWTGAVAVLSGAVAFIYEKRGGIYWALLRTLLALAAFSTAIAAIIIGADNFYKGYFDFGDFICDVSSSTWYRGTPPPSTPSPEEVRRLHLCLSYLNMLKVLFISFQAMLLGVWALLLLASLVPVCLYCWKRLRCKETDQKKLLHVNEI